Proteins encoded in a region of the Anopheles aquasalis chromosome 2, idAnoAquaMG_Q_19, whole genome shotgun sequence genome:
- the LOC126581784 gene encoding uncharacterized protein LOC126581784, producing the protein MERSWMKTLAIGLLCCLLIVCTDGADQSVTVDDIIRSVTAVRAQIGMALKDRIAQQTAGNRIAPVRPPNTASGRVPGLTILFRGVPNRNRTTTNKFNGYLPPLEVSTLGTTTITPSSSTGMVSSEGFSTSTRPPVDPEESPDPTSALRANPLGFIFPSQQQLDHFNSQFARPWTGDGGALKSGQSTTTPRVVDFVFPTDDTDDVAGPPVTRRPSIATGVTEPSDTVRIGTSSTSSPEPHIPEVATEGIISGSSLGTTEDTVEEETTEPEGLGNRIDQKVLLSLVG; encoded by the exons ATGGAGCGAAGCTGGATGAAGACGCTCGCGATCGGTCTGCTCTGCTGTTTACTGATCGTGTGCACGGATGGCGCAGATCAGTCCGTCACCGTGGATGACATTATACGGTCCGTTACGGCAGTTCG TGCGCAGATTGGAATGGCACTAAAGGACCGGATTGCACAACAAACTGCCGGGAACCGGATTGCACCGGTGAGACCACCGAACACGGCTAGCGGACGTGTTCCTGGCCTGACAATCCTGTTCCGTGGTGTGCCGAACAGAAATCGAACGACAACAAACAAGTTCAACGGTTATCTGCCACCTCTGGAAGTTAGCACGTTGGGAACAACCACGAtaacaccaagcagcagcaccggaatggTCAGTTCTGAGGGATTCTCCACCTCAACCAGGCCACCAGTGGATCCGGAGGAGAGCCCTGATCCAACGAGTGCTCTGCGTGCCAATCCTCTTGGCTTCATATTCCCGTCTCAGCAGCAGTTGGACCACTTTAACAGTCAGTTTGCGAGACCTTGGACAGGAGATGGAGGTGCGCTGAAATCAGGGCAATCCACCACGACTCCTCGTGTGGTTGATTTCGTGTTTCCAACGGATGATACGGATGATGTGGCTGGGCCACCGGTAACCAGGCGTCCTAGCATTGCCACTGGCGTAACAGAGCCCTCAGATACTGTACGGATAGGCACAAGCTCGACGAGTTCACCGGAACCACACATCCCGGAAGTTGCAACTGAAGGCATCATCTCCGGAAGCTCGCTGGGAACAACGGAAGATACTGTCGAGGAGGAAACAACGGAGCCCGAAGGACTTGGCAACCGAATCGATCAGAAAGTTCTACTTTCTCTCGTGGGATAG
- the LOC126569423 gene encoding uncharacterized protein LOC126569423, with translation MERNGVGAMAVAFTGFLVLLLCCGQSTLASPIHSGPSRIVREARPQFVFGGNGVFPSGPGIGVQTPIAGAHLGLTSGLTVNVGRQPPFVQPQQQQQQPQVPAEQPVPASVESAPPVVPAKEESLGTRIDGEATPATTEILEDHPCYNYDPSQATASAQDAPSDGMTTEHPCAGVGAGNKINPKQAALLSLVG, from the exons ATGGAGCGTAACGGTGTTGGAGCGATGGCAGTGGCCTTTACCGGattcctcgtgctgctgctgtgctgtggccagTCCACTTTGGCCAGTCCAATTCATTCCGGTCCGAGCAGAATTGTGCGTGAAGCACG ACCCCAGTTCGTGTTCGGCGGAAATGGTGTCTTTCCGAGTGGTCCGGGCATTGGCGTGCAGACACCGATCGCGGGCGCCCATTTGGGTCTAACGTCGGGCTTAACGGTGAATGTTGGTCGTCAGCCACCGTTCGtccaaccgcagcagcagcagcagcagccacaggtTCCAGCCGAGCAGCCAGTGCCGGCCAGTGTCGAGAGTGCTCCTCCGGTTGTTCCGGCCAAGGAGGAAAGTCTCGGTACGCGTATCGATGGTGAGGCGACACCAGCAACCACGGAGATACTCGAGGATCATCCGTGTTACAATTACGATCCGAGTCAAGCGACGGCTTCGGCCCAGGATGCTCCAAGTGATGGTATGACCACCGAGCATCCgtgtgccggtgtcggtgctggCAACAAGATAAACCCGAAACAGGCCGCTCTCCTTTCACTCGTTGGATGA
- the LOC126569378 gene encoding endocuticle structural glycoprotein ABD-5-like, protein MKQFVVFASVCCVLLAGRVVLSAPAPQAPTATRTGANEVQTVRYNSENNGLDGYKFTYELSDGQIRSEVGTYRDVKDAEGKDVKALFVQGSYSFVGPDGQTYWVNYTADENGYHPKVGTGPTGGIQSGQDAPIASA, encoded by the exons ATGAAGCAGTTCGTAGTGTTCGCTAGTGTGTGCTGTGTCCTGTTGGCAGGACGTGTCGTGCTCTCGGCACCAGCCCCGCAGGCCCCAACAGCTACCAGGACCGGTGCGAACGAAGTGCAAACGGTGCGGTACAACAGCGAGAACAACGGGCTTGATGGTTACAAGTTTAC CTACGAGCTGAGCGATGGTCAGATCCGCTCGGAAGTCGGAACGTACCGTGATGTGAAGGATGCAGAGGGCAAGGACGTGAAGGCACTGTTCGTGCAGGGTTCGTACTCGTTCGTCGGTCCGGACGGTCAGACGTACTGGGTGAACTACACCGCCGATGAGAATGGTTACCATCCGAAGGTCGGAACTGGCCCAACCGGTGGCATCCAATCGGGCCAGGATGCTCCGATTGCGAGCGCTTAA
- the LOC126574517 gene encoding endocuticle structural glycoprotein SgAbd-5-like, translating into MQSIAALCLLVTLASVIVGTISLPVDPVATPYILRYENNNAANEGYNFEYELSDEQQRQEAGTLRGAKNEEGNEVQVVVVQGRYSFVGDDGRTYWVEYTADENGYRTRMGTADADTDRTLDLRRGKRSSPATAAAAAPSSDAQ; encoded by the exons ATGCAGTCGATTGCAGCTTTGTGTTTACTGGTGACATTGGCGTCCGTGATCGTGGGAACGATCAGCCTTCCCGTTGATCCTGTCGCTACGCCCTACATTTTGCGTTACGAGAATAACAATGCAGCCAACGAAGGATATAATTTTGA ATACGAACTgagcgatgagcagcagcgccaagAGGCAGGTACGCTTCGGGGTGCCAAGAACGAGGAAGGCAACGAAGTGCAGGTCGTGGTCGTCCAAGGACGCTACTCGttcgttggtgatgatggtcgcaCGTACTGGGTGGAGTACACGGCCGATGAGAACGGATACCGCACCAGGATGGGCACCGCTGACGCCGATACGGATCGCACGCTAGACCTACGCAGAGGCAAacgatcatcaccagcaacagcagcagcagcagcacctagcAGCGATGCCCAGTGA
- the LOC126574508 gene encoding uncharacterized protein LOC126574508, with the protein MYHSSILSLLTALTTSAIDVSKAQGATRHHAFQVAVIPFATVDAASYCRTLQAKLLRTPESPVFLLDTSNPAYVYQILPSRTMDHVDNAAFKDGDDIAPSVNDLPTEELIRMIENKEVTIKSHRIVDTITLITAGGDELRLTLERSGDLEPVGIMPRAGYRGGLSGQDKLLLSLLGGGGGGSKVRGIERLKN; encoded by the exons ATGTATCACTCGTCGATTCTCTCGTTACTCACGGCCCTTACGACCAGCGCCATTGACGTGAGCAAAGCGCAAGGCGCCACGCGACATCACGCATTTCAAGTGGCCGTCATTCCGTTCGCGACTGTCGACGCCGCCAGCTACTGCCGCACGTTGCAGGCCAAGCTACTCCGGACACCAGAATCGCCAGTGTTTCTACTCGATACCAGCAATCCGGCCTACGTTTATCAGATACTTCCGAGCCGCACCATGGACCACGTGGATAATGCAGCGTTTAAGGACGGCGACGACATCGCACCGTCTGTGAACGATCTACCGACCGAGGAGCTGATCAGGATGATAGAGAACAA GGAAGTGACCATCAAGAGCCATCGCATCGTGGACACCATCACGCTGATCACGGCAGGGGGCGACGAGCTACGTCTAACGCTCGAGCGCTCCGGTGACTTGG AACCGGTTGGCATAATGCCGAGAGCTGGCTACCGAGGAGGGTTAAGTGGCCAAGATAAACTCCTTCTGTCACtgctcggcggtggtggtggaggcagcaAGGTGCGAGGCATCGAACGTCTTAAAAATTAA
- the LOC126569855 gene encoding uncharacterized protein LOC126569855: MARLGGKCFGTGAVIGAMLVGLLLTQRFPGTDAFLSYSHYVTERISNRTEFVNQVLSDELQLKIVDYSQYVYDWDYDTLKISGKWVLKSLQDDYTYHVETTQKIDKRTAFKGILENLQATNQISDIKRLHLVQPKTFSIEKTFIFGKK, translated from the exons atggCTCGGCTCGGTGGAAAGTGCTTCGGAACTGGTGCGGTGATCGGTGCGATGCTGGTTGGTCTGTTGCTAACGCAGCGCTTTCCAGGGACCGATGCGTTCTTAAGCTACTCGCATTACGTCACGGAGCGAATCTCGAACCGAACGGAGTTTGTGAACCAAGTGCTGAGTGATGA GCTTCAGCTCAAAATCGTGGATTACTCGCAGTACGTGTACGATTGGGACTACGATACGCTGAAGATTAGCGGCAAGTGGGTGCTAAAGTCGCTGCAAGATGACTACACCTACCACGTGGAGACCACGCAGAAGATCGACA AGCGAACGGCATTCAAAGGAATCCTGGAGAATCTGCAGGCCACGAATCAAATCAGTGACATCAAACGGCTGCATCTCGTCCAGCCAAAGACATTCTCCATCGAGAAGACGTTCATTTTCggtaaaaagtaa